In Cryptomeria japonica chromosome 10, Sugi_1.0, whole genome shotgun sequence, a genomic segment contains:
- the LOC131076055 gene encoding putative UPF0481 protein At3g02645 — translation MLQGNIMFKEDEKNWIIDVRERITGVPTSNCMTGSGYSGVTINRVPKFLLFLRKEAYTPRVVHLGLYHHLIAQPVSHTERLKAEATERMARRLPEQEEHLHLDEAVARIVCEIRGCYEEQSEYKDETVATIFTLDGCFILEILKVLGARQQRQQQREEQHHPIFNSNRVKSCQFDVLSDFLMLENQIPLMVLIKLLEMEIGSEAEAKKELLRLLCTSIILVTHPFLPNWLNRPIEERLKGFEDLEKYQHILGLFQSLAVEDPRDPEETGPNEPNKFRLAIQCFFLKLIIRHKRTSRHHQTLVACARDLQIAGMKFRNYYGVPSHGKMAFERSTLLLSTIWITDSTEVILRNLMALEVCQGFTVISYYAYLLNSLVESEADAALLRRAEIIQSSMGTDKEVAGMLNNLGKGINFDSSDDPFMNLKVEINQWYRSNLLVQIREYKYKHPRLWSNMSILWGLVVLVSAVIPSLVSIWKTIWPHLFNSASKR, via the coding sequence ATGTTGCAGGGAAATATTATGTTTAAGGAAGATGAAAAGAATTGGATTATTGATGTGAGAGAGAGGATTACAGGTGTCCCCACCAGTAACTGCATGACAGGGTCAGGGTACTCTGGTGTGACGATAAACAGGGTCCCCAAGTTTCTGTTGTTTCTAAGGAAGGAAGCCTACACTCCTAGGGTCGTCCACCTTGGCCTTTATCATCATCTGATAGCGCAGCCTGTGTCTCATACGGAGCGCCTCAAAGCAGAAGCAACAGAGAGAATGGCACGCAGGCTACCCGAGCAAGAGGAGCACTTGCATTTAGATGAAGCCGTCGCACGCATTGTATGTGAAATTAGAGGGTGCTATGAAGAACAGTCTGAGTACAAGGACGAAACTGTGGCCACGATTTTCACTTTGGACGGGTGCTTCATTTTAGAAATCTTGAAAGTGTTGGGTGCTAGACAGCAGCGGCAACAACAGCGAGAGGAGCAACACCACCCTATTTTCAACAGTAACAGGGTCAAATCCTGTCAATTTGATGTGCTAAGTGATTTTCTGATGCTTGAAAATCAAATCCCCTTGATGGTCCTGATAAAGTTATTGGAAATGGAAATAGGCTCAGAAGCAGAAGCCAAGAAAGAGCTGCTGAGATTACTGTGCACCAGTATTATTCTTGTAACTCACCCTTTCTTGCCAAATTGGCTTAACAGACCAATTGAAGAACGCCTGAAGGGATTTGAAGATCTTGAGAAATATCAACATATTTTGGGCCTATTCCAGAGTCTAGCTGTTGAAGACCCAAGGGATCCAGAAGAAACAGGGCCCAATGAACCTAACAAATTTCGCCTTGCAATTCAATGCTTCTTCCTAAAGCTGATAATCAGACATAAAAGGACAAGTCGTCATCATCAAACCCTCGTGGCCTGTGCCAGAGATCTACAAATCGCAGGAATGAAGTTCAGAAATTACTATGGAGTTCCATCTCATGGAAAGATGGCATTCGAAAGGAGTACCCTTTTGCTCTCCACAATTTGGATCACAGACAGTACAGAAGTGATTTTAAGAAATTTGATGGCCCTGGAGGTCTGCCAGGGCTTTACTGTTATCTCATATTATGCATATCTGCTGAATAGTTTGGTGGAGTCCGAAGCAGATGCTGCTTTGCTGAGGAGGGCGGAAATTATCCAAAGCTCCATGGGCACGGACAAAGAAGTGGCAGGCATGTTGAATAATCTTGGCAAGGGAATCAATTTCGATTCATCTGATGATCCCTTCATGAACTTGAAGGTGGAGATAAATCAGTGGTATCGAAGCAATTTGCTGGTCCAGATAAGAGAATATAAATACAAGCATCCAAGGCTCTGGTCCAATATGTCAATCCTTTGGGGCCTCGTGGTTTTGGTATCTGCTGTGATACCTAGCCTCGTCAGTATATGGAAGACCATATGGCCACACTTATTTAATAGTGCTAGCAAACGTTAA